A single Musa acuminata AAA Group cultivar baxijiao chromosome BXJ2-1, Cavendish_Baxijiao_AAA, whole genome shotgun sequence DNA region contains:
- the LOC103991917 gene encoding 18.1 kDa class I heat shock protein yields MSLVHNMLLGRHSNIFDALRGFPSDDSGADDIHMDWKETPEAHVFKADLPGVRKGDVKVEVENGRVLSISGERSGDPIDDKEKCEWHCSERSRGRFYRRFRLPEDAKADEMKASIENGVLTLIVPKRQMKKPEVRSVEITGGAASKKRGKEKDVVCCSFWPL; encoded by the coding sequence ATGTCTCTCGTCCACAACATGTTGTTGGGTCGTCACAGCAACATCTTCGATGCACTCCGTGGCTTTCCCTCGGATGACTCCGGCGCAGACGACATCCACATGGACTGGAAGGAGACCCCGGAGGCGCATGTCTTCAAGGCCGACCTCCCGGGGGTCAGAAAGGGGGACGTGAAGGTGGAGGTGGAGAACGGCAGGGTCCTCTCCATAAGCGGCGAGCGAAGCGGGGATCCGATCGATGACAAGGAGAAGTGCGAGTGGCACTGCTCGGAGAGGAGCCGCGGCAGGTTCTACAGGCGGTTCCGGCTGCCGGAGGATGCGAAGGCCGATGAGATGAAGGCCTCCATCGAGAACGGGGTGCTCACCTTGATAGTGCCCAAGCGGCAGATGAAGAAGCCCGAGGTAAGGTCCGTTGAGATCACAGGCGGAGCAGCGAGCAAGAAGAGGGGCAAAGAGAAGGACGTCGTTTGCTGCAGCTTTTGGCCTCTCTGA
- the LOC103995125 gene encoding uncharacterized protein LOC103995125: MPSAQPEDGATKHVGCDRRRDLVQGEAGPSREATGKAPQESSIRDLCRLPSGAPGEPYLARAMGELPEGQPSDPLAARWTGLTRGDRVWADGEAAALFVRGGLHPDMARELYVLPSDVLLSKSAKSLLWVSTLLLGSFLYLGHSCPDSTSLQRQHYAPALMDRVCDAGRALGVLIDRNVKLRRQIEEVHAEAASEAVATAEQRASDLEAEVTRLKSEVQAAEQRASDLEAEGTRLKSEVKVAEERNNDLQAFLRTARTEVRLANKEAVALTQKLEEARAEAKRASEALAAEMQQRPERDKKLIEDYKESSGFQLGLVRSGQITYECGYRVALARFKARHPGSEVEENPFASCPEDASVDMPDEVPFDDSSEAPKG; this comes from the coding sequence ATGCCGTCGGCGCAGCCGGAGGATGGAGCGACCAAGCACGTCGGGTGCGACCGGCGACGGGACCTCGTTCAGGGCGAGGCCGGCCCGAGTAGGGAGGCGACAGGGAAGGCGCCTCAGGAGTCGTCCATCCGCGATTTGTGTCGCCTCCCTTCGGGAGCACCGGGCGAACCTTACCTAGCTCGGGCCATGGGCGAACTTCCGGAGGGCCAACCCTCCGACCCGTTGGCGGCCCGATGGACGGGCCTGACCCGCGGGGACCGGGTATGGGCTGACGGGGAGGCTGCGGCCTTATTTGTCCGAGGGGGGCTCCATCCCGATATGGCTCGGGAACTGTATGTCTTGCCCTCGGATGTTTTGCTGAGCAAGTCTGCAAAGTCCCTGCTGTGGGTAAGTACCTTGTTATTGGGTTCCTTTTTGTACCTGGGCCACAGTTGTCCTGACTCTACTTCTTTGCAGCGTCAGCATTATGCACCAGCGTTGATGGATCGCGTGTGTGACGCAGGTCGGGCACTCGGTGTTTTGATCGACCGTAACGTCAAGCTGCGAAGGCAAATAGAGGAGGTGCACGCGGAGGCGGCCTCAGAGGCGGTCGCGACAGCCGAGCAGCGTGCCTCAGATCTGGAGGCGGAGGTCACGCGACTCAAGTCCGAGGTACAGGCTGCCGAGCAGCGTGCCTCGGATTTGGAGGCCGAGGGGACCCGCCTGAAATCCGAGGTAAAAGTGGCGGAGGAGAGGAATAATGATCTCCAAGCGTTCCTGAGGACGGCACGGACCGAGGTTCGTTTGGCCAATAAAGAGGCGGTTGCCCTCACTCAGAAGTTGGAGGAGGCGCGTGCCGAGGCGAAGAGGGCTTCTGAAGCTCTGGCTGCCGAGATGCAGCAGCGTCCGGAGAGGGACAAGAAGCTGATCGAGGACTATAAAGAGTCCTCGGGCTTTCAGCTCGGCTTGGTCCGGTCGGGGCAGATCACGTACGAATGCGGGTACCGGGTCGCCCTGGCCCGCTTCAAGGCGCGCCACCCCGGTTCGGAGGTCGAAGAAAACCCCTTTGCCTCCTGCCCCGAAGACGCAAGCGTCGACATGCCAGATGAAGTCCCCTTCGACGACAGCTCTGAAGCCCCCAAAGGATAG
- the LOC103991914 gene encoding uncharacterized protein LOC103991914: MPIVRRSNIFDPISVDVFNTFPGFASETSAFANTRIDRKETLDAHIFKADLAGVNKEEVEKRRVLQISSVRNEEQKEKNDKRHSVERRFRQSENEQVLARRTVRCHSGFTESGRAVQRLEIRFSCNVTYSSSRDVTCSEGTVEKPDGKSLRRKEEVKKPDGKSLRRKEEVKEPDGKSLRRKEEVKEPDGKSLRRKEEVKEPDGKSLRRKEEVKEPDGKSLRRKEEVKEPDGKSLRRKEEVKEPDGKSLRRKEEGGS; this comes from the coding sequence ATGCCGATCGTGAGGCGCAGCAACATCTTTGATCCCATCTCTGTCGACGTTTTCAACACCTTCCCCGGCTTCGCGAGCGAAACCTCCGCCTTCGCCAACACCCGCATCGACCGGAAGGAGACGCTCGATGCCCACATCTTCAAGGCCGACCTCGCCGGGGTGAACAAGGAGGAGGTGGAGAAACGCAGGGTCCTTCAGATCAGCAGCGTGCGGAACGAGGAGCAGAAGGAGAAGAACGACAAAAGGCACAGCGTGGAGAGGAGGTTCCGGCAGTCGGAGAACGAGCAGGTTCTGGCTCGGCGTACGGTGCGATGTCATTCCGGGTTTACCGAGTCCGGTCGTGCCGTACAGAGACTTGAGATTCGTTTCTCGTGTAATGTGACGTATAGCAGTAGCCGTGACGTGACGTGTTCTGAGGGCACAGTTGAGAAGCCCGACGGCAAGTCCctaaggaggaaggaggaagttaAGAAGCCCGACGGCAAGTCCctaaggaggaaggaggaagttaAGGAGCCCGACGGCAAGTCCctaaggaggaaggaggaagttaAGGAGCCCGACGGCAAGTCCctaaggaggaaggaggaagttaAGGAGCCCGACGGCAAGTCCctaaggaggaaggaggaagttaAGGAGCCCGACGGCAAGTCCctaaggaggaaggaggaagttaAGGAGCCCGACGGCAAGTCCctaaggaggaaggaggaagttaAGGAGCCCGACGGCAAGTCCctaaggaggaaggaggaaggaggaagttaA